A single window of Jiangella alkaliphila DNA harbors:
- a CDS encoding MMPL family transporter, whose amino-acid sequence MTRSLTGRLTGRFGKWVVLAVWLVLAAVGGSLAGQLTDVEENDTVEWLPSSAESTAAFKEQADFASTDAVPAVVVYVRDGGVTDADMAKAMADAEEFQNFEALDGEVQGPIPSEDGEALELIVPLNMGDDWEAAPDLLEEVRDQATGEAGDLQVEVAGPLAMVADQAESFSDLDGNLLIAAVAVVIVILLLTYRSPILWILPLLCAGVAVTCAQGVVYLLARYADLTVNAQSASILAILVLAASIDYALLLVARYREELRRHDDRHEAMSVALHRAGPAVMASAGTVVLGMLCLVVAEMNSTAGMGPVLAVGVAVGMAAMLTLFPAVLVIFGRWIFWPRRPHVGSDEPTTRGFWAKVGNSIRPRPRLVWVTTSVILGALALGITQLNANGLTLEEGFTSEPDFAQAEQVLGEHFDVGAGDPVTVIANADQIDAVSSALEDNAAIGSVSEPVVVGDRAYVEGTLTLQPYSDEAGDAIDDIRSAVHGIEGSDAVVGGSAAINVDLQEASARDNVVVIPLVLAVVLLILVLLLRSLTAPLVLIGTVILSFAAALGVSGFVFENVFGFAGTDSSFPLFAFVFLVALGIDYNIFLMTRVREEAIKVGTRRGALIGLAATGGVITSAGAVLAGTFAVFLAMPLVFLAEIGFVVAFGVLLDTLIVRAVLVTALNLDIGRHMWWPSKLAKVEDSDETQAPPGERTLTEARP is encoded by the coding sequence ATGACACGCTCACTCACCGGGCGCCTGACCGGGCGCTTCGGCAAATGGGTCGTGCTCGCCGTCTGGCTGGTGCTCGCCGCCGTCGGCGGGAGCCTCGCCGGTCAGCTGACCGACGTCGAAGAGAACGACACCGTCGAATGGCTGCCGAGCAGCGCCGAGTCGACCGCCGCGTTCAAGGAACAGGCCGACTTCGCCTCCACCGATGCCGTCCCCGCGGTCGTCGTCTACGTCCGCGACGGCGGCGTCACCGACGCCGACATGGCCAAGGCGATGGCCGACGCCGAAGAGTTCCAGAACTTCGAGGCCCTCGACGGCGAGGTCCAGGGCCCCATTCCGTCCGAGGACGGCGAGGCGCTCGAACTGATCGTCCCCCTCAACATGGGCGACGACTGGGAGGCGGCGCCGGACCTGCTGGAAGAGGTGCGCGATCAGGCCACGGGCGAAGCCGGTGACCTGCAGGTGGAGGTCGCCGGGCCGCTCGCGATGGTGGCCGACCAGGCCGAGTCGTTCAGCGATCTGGACGGCAATCTCCTGATCGCCGCGGTCGCCGTCGTGATCGTGATCCTGCTGCTGACCTACCGCAGCCCGATCCTGTGGATCCTGCCGTTGCTCTGCGCCGGAGTCGCGGTGACGTGCGCGCAGGGCGTGGTCTATCTGCTCGCCAGGTACGCCGATCTGACCGTCAACGCGCAGAGCGCGAGCATCCTCGCGATCCTCGTCCTCGCGGCCAGCATCGACTACGCGCTGCTGCTCGTCGCCCGCTACCGCGAGGAGCTGCGCCGGCACGACGACCGGCACGAGGCGATGAGCGTCGCCCTGCACCGGGCCGGCCCGGCCGTCATGGCCAGCGCCGGCACCGTCGTGCTCGGCATGCTCTGCCTGGTGGTCGCCGAGATGAACTCGACGGCCGGCATGGGCCCCGTCCTCGCTGTCGGTGTCGCCGTCGGCATGGCGGCGATGCTGACGCTGTTCCCTGCCGTCCTGGTGATCTTCGGGCGCTGGATCTTCTGGCCGCGGCGGCCGCACGTCGGCAGCGACGAGCCCACGACCCGCGGCTTCTGGGCCAAGGTCGGCAACTCGATCCGCCCCCGGCCCCGGCTGGTCTGGGTGACCACCAGCGTGATCCTCGGTGCGTTGGCGCTGGGCATCACCCAGCTCAACGCCAACGGCCTCACCTTGGAGGAGGGCTTCACCAGCGAGCCCGACTTCGCGCAGGCGGAGCAGGTTCTCGGTGAGCACTTCGACGTCGGCGCCGGCGACCCGGTCACGGTGATCGCGAACGCGGACCAGATCGACGCCGTGTCGTCGGCCCTGGAGGACAACGCGGCCATCGGCTCCGTCAGCGAGCCGGTCGTCGTCGGCGACCGGGCCTACGTCGAGGGCACCCTCACGCTCCAGCCCTACAGCGACGAGGCGGGCGACGCCATCGACGACATCCGTTCCGCGGTGCACGGCATCGAGGGCAGCGACGCGGTCGTCGGCGGTTCAGCCGCCATCAACGTCGATCTGCAGGAGGCGTCGGCGCGCGACAACGTCGTCGTCATCCCGCTGGTGCTCGCGGTGGTGCTGCTGATCCTGGTCCTCCTGCTCCGCTCGCTGACCGCGCCACTGGTGCTGATCGGCACGGTGATCCTGTCGTTCGCCGCGGCGCTCGGGGTGAGCGGGTTCGTGTTCGAGAACGTGTTCGGCTTCGCGGGCACCGACTCGTCGTTCCCGCTGTTCGCGTTCGTGTTCCTCGTCGCCTTGGGCATCGACTACAACATCTTCCTGATGACCCGGGTGCGTGAGGAGGCCATCAAGGTCGGCACCCGGCGCGGTGCCCTGATCGGCCTGGCCGCGACCGGCGGCGTCATCACGTCGGCGGGCGCGGTGCTGGCGGGGACGTTCGCGGTGTTCCTGGCGATGCCGCTGGTGTTCCTGGCCGAGATCGGGTTCGTGGTGGCGTTCGGCGTCCTGCTCGACACGCTCATCGTGCGGGCGGTGCTGGTCACCGCGCTCAACCTCGACATCGGCCGGCACATGTGGTGGCCCAGCAAGCTCGCGAAGGTGGAGGACTCCGACGAGACTCAGGCGCCTCCAGGAGAGCGCACCCTCACCGAAGCACGTCCCTGA
- a CDS encoding ABC transporter ATP-binding protein: MLAVENLEVVYEDVVLVLKGVTLEVPRGQVVALLGANGAGKTTVLRAITGLLGVHRGSITKGSVRLDGAAIDHLDAPRVVAAGVGQVMEGRRVFAEFTVEENLRIGAHTAPGGALRAGLDRVFTLFPVLADRRIQLAGYLSGGEQQMLAIGRALMTEPAYLLLDEPSLGLAPLMVQRIRDLIVEINQQGTSILLVEQNAAMALSIATHGYVLENGKIVMDKPAAALLDDEDIREFYLGLREEGAASFRAVKHYKRRKRWLS, from the coding sequence GTGCTCGCAGTCGAGAACCTCGAAGTCGTCTACGAGGACGTCGTCCTCGTCCTCAAGGGTGTCACGCTCGAGGTCCCGCGCGGCCAGGTCGTCGCTCTCCTCGGCGCGAACGGCGCGGGCAAGACGACGGTGCTGCGGGCCATCACCGGGCTCCTCGGCGTGCATCGCGGCTCCATCACGAAGGGCTCGGTGCGCCTCGACGGCGCGGCGATCGACCACCTGGACGCGCCGCGGGTGGTGGCCGCGGGCGTCGGCCAAGTGATGGAGGGCCGGCGGGTGTTCGCCGAGTTCACCGTCGAGGAGAACCTGCGCATCGGCGCGCACACCGCCCCGGGCGGAGCGCTGCGGGCCGGGCTGGACCGCGTGTTCACCCTGTTCCCCGTGCTCGCCGACCGGCGCATCCAGCTGGCCGGGTACCTCTCCGGCGGCGAGCAGCAGATGCTGGCCATCGGCCGGGCACTGATGACCGAGCCCGCGTACCTGCTGCTCGACGAGCCCAGCCTCGGCCTCGCGCCGCTGATGGTGCAACGCATCCGCGACCTCATCGTCGAGATCAACCAGCAGGGCACGTCGATCCTGCTCGTCGAGCAGAACGCCGCCATGGCGCTGTCCATCGCCACGCACGGCTACGTGCTCGAGAACGGCAAGATCGTCATGGACAAGCCGGCCGCGGCGCTGCTTGACGACGAGGACATCCGCGAGTTCTATCTCGGCCTGCGCGAGGAGGGCGCCGCCTCGTTCCGCGCCGTCAAGCACTACAAGCGGCGCAAGCGGTGGTTGTCATGA
- a CDS encoding ABC transporter ATP-binding protein, translating into MSAPATARPLLEVSGLTLRFGGMTAVDAVDFAVAPGELFAIIGPNGAGKTSIFNCLSGVYRPQQGSIRFDGEDLRGRRPDAVARLGIARTFQNIELFENLTVLDNLMLGRHQHLDYGPLAGLVYAGKARRAELTNRRVVEEIIDFLEIESIRRSLVGMLPYGLKKRVELGRALAMEPRLLLLDEPVAGMNLEETEDMARFILDIRTELGVTMVMVEHDMGLVMDIADRVLVLDFGQRIALGEPAGVQRDPAVIEAYLGAPP; encoded by the coding sequence ATGAGCGCACCCGCGACCGCTCGGCCCCTGCTGGAGGTGTCCGGCCTCACGCTGCGCTTCGGCGGGATGACGGCCGTCGACGCCGTGGACTTCGCCGTCGCACCGGGCGAGCTGTTCGCGATCATCGGGCCCAACGGCGCCGGCAAGACGTCGATCTTCAACTGCCTGTCCGGGGTCTACCGGCCGCAGCAGGGCTCGATCCGCTTCGACGGCGAGGACCTGCGCGGCCGGCGGCCGGACGCCGTCGCCCGGCTCGGAATCGCGCGCACGTTCCAGAACATCGAGCTGTTCGAGAACCTCACCGTGCTCGACAACCTGATGCTCGGGCGCCACCAGCACCTCGACTACGGACCACTCGCCGGGCTCGTGTACGCCGGCAAGGCCAGGCGGGCGGAGCTGACGAACCGCCGGGTGGTCGAGGAGATCATCGACTTCCTCGAGATCGAGTCGATCCGCCGCAGCCTGGTGGGGATGCTGCCGTACGGGCTGAAGAAGCGGGTCGAACTGGGCCGCGCGCTGGCCATGGAACCGCGGCTGCTGCTCCTCGACGAACCGGTGGCCGGCATGAACCTCGAGGAGACCGAGGACATGGCCCGGTTCATCCTCGACATCCGCACCGAGCTCGGCGTCACCATGGTGATGGTCGAGCACGACATGGGTCTGGTGATGGACATCGCCGACCGCGTGCTGGTCCTCGACTTCGGGCAGCGCATCGCGCTGGGCGAGCCGGCGGGGGTCCAGCGGGACCCGGCGGTGATCGAGGCGTACCTGGGTGCGCCACCATGA
- a CDS encoding AMP-dependent synthetase/ligase produces MTTTEPARLRDWDTIPARIAERAAQHPDRVCLREKRLGIWQDISWREYWANCRLAGHALAALGVEPGDRVAIQSENRPEWLYVDVGAVAIRAITVGLYSTNPAPEIAYLLRDSGATVLVAEDQEQVDKALEVEAQCPDLRWIVYLEPRGVRAYDHPKLLGWTEFLDRGRDHAAAQPELLARAGAAAQADDVVTLMYTSGTTGPPKGAMLTVRNVDFATRTLILGGGLYDPAPTEDDVVLSYLPLCHVVERAATEWGNAAAGTTIHFAESIDTVQANLREVQPTLFFGVPRIWEKIYAGVEVRMNAASRLKRGTYRFAMRLAARIGDELVRTEGNHTARTRLLYALGYPLLFRALRDRIGLRKVRAASSGAAPISPDVLRFFFGIGVVICEAYGMTENAAVATSNRRGRVKLGTVGEPHAGTELRLDERTNEILTRHPGNFAGYWRKPGATADVVDGDGWLHTGDVGTWVDGSHLKIVDRIKDVIITAGGKNIAPSELENALKTSPYIKEAVVVGDRRAYLTALIGIEPDTVGDWAQRARIPHTTYRDLAEKEEVLTLVQDVIKRANAKVARVEQIRKFRVIPKELDHDDGELTATQKVKRATLHERFADLVEDMYANRTDFPGGDLAEVHTWTN; encoded by the coding sequence ATGACGACGACCGAACCGGCGAGGCTGCGCGACTGGGACACGATCCCGGCCCGCATCGCCGAGCGCGCCGCCCAGCACCCGGACCGCGTGTGCCTGCGGGAGAAGCGCCTCGGCATCTGGCAGGACATCTCGTGGCGCGAGTACTGGGCGAACTGCCGGCTGGCCGGCCACGCGCTGGCGGCGCTCGGCGTCGAGCCCGGCGACCGGGTGGCGATCCAATCGGAGAACCGGCCGGAGTGGCTCTACGTCGACGTCGGCGCCGTGGCCATCCGCGCGATCACCGTCGGCCTGTACTCCACCAACCCCGCGCCGGAGATCGCCTATCTGCTGCGCGACTCCGGCGCGACGGTGCTCGTGGCGGAGGACCAGGAGCAGGTCGACAAGGCCCTCGAGGTCGAGGCGCAGTGTCCCGACCTGCGGTGGATCGTCTACCTCGAGCCGCGCGGCGTGCGCGCGTACGACCACCCGAAGCTGCTGGGCTGGACGGAGTTCCTGGACCGCGGGCGCGACCACGCCGCCGCGCAGCCGGAGCTGCTGGCCCGGGCCGGTGCGGCGGCGCAGGCGGACGACGTCGTCACCCTCATGTACACCTCCGGCACCACGGGTCCGCCCAAGGGCGCGATGCTCACCGTCCGCAACGTCGACTTCGCGACCCGGACGCTGATCCTCGGCGGCGGGCTCTACGACCCGGCGCCCACGGAGGACGACGTCGTGCTCTCCTACCTGCCGCTGTGCCACGTCGTCGAGCGAGCCGCCACGGAATGGGGCAACGCGGCCGCCGGCACCACCATCCACTTCGCCGAGTCGATCGACACCGTGCAGGCGAACCTGCGGGAGGTCCAGCCGACACTGTTCTTCGGCGTCCCGCGCATCTGGGAGAAGATCTACGCCGGCGTCGAGGTCCGGATGAACGCCGCCTCGCGGCTCAAGCGCGGGACGTACCGCTTCGCGATGCGGCTGGCCGCGCGCATCGGCGACGAGCTGGTCCGCACGGAGGGCAACCACACCGCGCGGACGCGGCTGCTCTACGCGCTGGGCTACCCGCTGCTGTTCCGGGCCCTGCGCGACCGCATCGGCCTGCGCAAGGTGCGGGCGGCCAGTTCCGGAGCCGCGCCCATCTCGCCGGACGTGCTGCGGTTCTTCTTCGGCATCGGCGTGGTCATCTGCGAGGCGTACGGGATGACCGAGAACGCCGCCGTGGCGACGTCGAACCGCCGCGGCCGCGTCAAGCTGGGCACGGTCGGCGAGCCACACGCCGGCACCGAGCTGCGCCTGGACGAGCGCACGAACGAGATCCTGACCCGCCACCCGGGCAACTTCGCCGGCTACTGGCGCAAGCCCGGCGCGACCGCGGACGTGGTCGACGGCGACGGCTGGCTGCACACCGGTGACGTGGGCACGTGGGTCGACGGGAGCCACCTCAAGATCGTCGACCGGATCAAGGACGTCATCATCACCGCCGGCGGCAAGAACATCGCACCGTCGGAGCTGGAGAACGCGCTCAAGACGTCGCCGTACATCAAGGAGGCCGTGGTCGTCGGCGACCGGCGGGCCTACCTCACCGCGCTGATCGGCATCGAGCCGGACACCGTCGGCGACTGGGCCCAGCGCGCCCGCATCCCTCACACCACCTACCGGGACCTGGCGGAGAAGGAAGAGGTCCTCACCCTGGTCCAGGACGTGATCAAGCGGGCCAACGCCAAGGTCGCCCGGGTGGAGCAGATCCGCAAGTTCCGGGTCATCCCGAAGGAGCTCGATCACGACGACGGCGAGCTCACGGCGACGCAGAAGGTCAAGCGGGCAACGCTGCACGAGCGCTTCGCCGACCTCGTCGAGGACATGTACGCCAACCGCACGGACTTCCCCGGCGGCGATCTGGCGGAGGTCCACACGTGGACGAACTGA
- a CDS encoding branched-chain amino acid ABC transporter permease, whose translation MDELIASVVRGLGIGSTYALLAVGFVIIYRATKVINFAQPALMILGGYFTSLFATRAGLPFPVAVLLAMVAVAAVGALCERVALRPMVGEPPFAAAMVTVGVFIVLLIVAFRLIGTQVLTVGDPWGLSRTTVLGVSVAQVDIAKFVISLAAIGVVGLFLARSRLGLAMRATALDQEVALAQGVDVGRIFGLSWAIAGAMAALAGMLIGTASGGIEATTALVALKALPVIILGGLDSIKGSVYAGLLIGVAESLTRTYQPEYAPFLGANFDVVVPYVIMIVVLMIRPYGLFGTPEVQRV comes from the coding sequence GTGGACGAACTGATCGCCTCGGTGGTGCGCGGGCTGGGCATCGGCAGCACCTATGCGCTACTCGCCGTCGGGTTCGTGATCATCTACCGGGCCACCAAGGTGATCAATTTCGCGCAACCGGCGCTGATGATCCTGGGCGGCTACTTCACGTCACTGTTCGCGACGCGGGCCGGGCTGCCGTTCCCGGTGGCAGTGCTGCTGGCGATGGTGGCGGTCGCCGCGGTCGGCGCACTCTGCGAGCGGGTGGCGCTTCGCCCGATGGTGGGCGAGCCGCCGTTCGCCGCGGCCATGGTCACCGTCGGGGTCTTCATCGTCCTGCTCATCGTGGCGTTCCGGCTGATCGGAACGCAGGTGCTGACCGTCGGCGATCCGTGGGGTCTCTCCCGGACCACCGTCCTCGGCGTCTCCGTCGCCCAGGTCGACATCGCCAAGTTCGTCATCTCGCTGGCCGCGATCGGCGTCGTGGGGCTGTTCCTGGCGCGGTCGCGGCTCGGCCTGGCCATGCGGGCGACGGCGCTGGACCAGGAGGTCGCTCTGGCGCAAGGCGTCGACGTGGGCCGGATCTTCGGGCTGTCGTGGGCCATCGCGGGCGCCATGGCGGCTCTGGCCGGCATGCTCATCGGCACCGCGTCCGGGGGCATCGAGGCCACGACGGCGCTGGTCGCGCTGAAGGCGCTGCCGGTGATCATCCTCGGTGGCCTCGACTCGATCAAGGGTTCGGTCTACGCGGGCCTGCTGATCGGCGTCGCCGAATCGCTGACCCGCACCTACCAGCCCGAGTACGCGCCGTTCCTCGGCGCGAACTTCGACGTGGTCGTGCCGTACGTGATCATGATCGTGGTGCTGATGATCAGGCCGTACGGACTGTTCGGCACGCCGGAGGTGCAGCGCGTATGA
- a CDS encoding branched-chain amino acid ABC transporter permease, with the protein MSLTTDGARRRGLGRSGSVRGRPALYTSYAADQAIWNTPAKRVWTLALLVVVLALPFYLTRDVTSLLTTVFVYAIGGIGLNLVTGYAGQVSLGHAFFLGLGAYTAAVFGGEATGSEVGLGLDMAIWLPLAGIVPALVGLAVAPLAARVRGLYLAILTLGLVFIGQHIFNEADAITGGAGIGRAPAEPVLFGVDLTTRFVLFGTRINRDMVYYVLCLVVLLVLAVAARNLTRSKWGRAFAAVRDRDIAAEVMGVSLLRTKTLAFTVSSFYAGIAGALLSVVVGRISPNTWDLFLSIDFLAVVLIGGVATITGSIMGAAFVVLLPRLVDELSAYLPFISGSAGEGFLSVFQLQTMIFGALIVVFLALEPRGLYGLWVRVRNYWKAWPFSY; encoded by the coding sequence ATGAGCCTGACCACCGATGGTGCGCGACGCCGCGGGCTCGGCCGCTCCGGCTCGGTGCGCGGGCGGCCGGCCCTCTACACCAGCTATGCCGCCGACCAGGCGATCTGGAACACCCCGGCCAAGCGGGTGTGGACGCTGGCACTGTTGGTGGTCGTCCTGGCGTTGCCCTTCTACCTGACCCGCGACGTGACCAGCCTGCTCACCACGGTGTTCGTCTACGCGATCGGTGGCATCGGGCTGAACCTCGTGACGGGGTACGCCGGCCAGGTCTCGCTCGGGCACGCGTTCTTCCTCGGGCTGGGCGCCTACACGGCCGCGGTCTTCGGCGGCGAAGCGACCGGGTCGGAGGTGGGACTCGGGCTGGACATGGCGATCTGGCTGCCCCTGGCCGGCATCGTCCCGGCCCTCGTGGGCCTCGCGGTCGCGCCGCTCGCCGCCCGGGTCCGCGGCCTGTACCTGGCGATCCTCACGCTGGGACTGGTGTTCATCGGGCAGCACATCTTCAACGAGGCGGACGCGATCACCGGCGGCGCGGGCATCGGGCGCGCCCCCGCCGAGCCGGTGCTGTTCGGCGTCGACCTGACGACGCGGTTCGTGCTGTTCGGGACGCGGATCAACCGTGACATGGTCTATTACGTCCTCTGCCTCGTGGTGCTGCTGGTGCTGGCCGTGGCCGCACGCAACCTCACCCGGTCGAAGTGGGGCCGGGCGTTCGCCGCCGTCCGAGACCGCGACATCGCCGCCGAGGTGATGGGCGTGTCACTGCTGCGGACCAAGACGCTGGCGTTCACCGTCTCGTCGTTCTACGCCGGCATCGCCGGTGCCCTGCTGTCAGTCGTCGTCGGCCGGATCAGCCCGAACACCTGGGACCTGTTCCTCTCCATCGACTTCCTGGCCGTCGTCCTGATCGGCGGCGTCGCGACCATCACCGGATCGATCATGGGCGCCGCCTTCGTCGTCCTGCTGCCCCGGCTGGTCGACGAGCTCTCCGCCTACCTGCCGTTCATCTCCGGCAGCGCCGGCGAGGGCTTCCTGTCGGTGTTCCAGCTCCAGACCATGATCTTCGGCGCGTTGATCGTCGTGTTCCTCGCCCTCGAGCCGCGCGGGCTCTACGGCCTGTGGGTGCGGGTGCGCAATTACTGGAAGGCGTGGCCGTTCTCGTACTGA
- a CDS encoding ABC transporter substrate-binding protein, with protein sequence MRSFRSGWIAAACGGLVLAAGGCASDDAETGPGVSDDPCPDAVNADNGCIYLGVLSDLTEGPFAALAVPITDGQEAFWQRVNEEGGIGGYDVDITEFTRDTRYDPQEHSAAYREIEPEILALAQTLGTETTEAILGDMDSDDVIGAPASWWSGWNFEDNDNGLILESGYSYCLESQIGLDWFSENVAPPTSVLAVGYPGDYGGDSAAGVEAWTSAAGAEFAGFVETAPNATVGSQDAAIGQVLQSGADVVVLAVGPAETAEIVGGSAANGFTGQFLGSVPTWNPALLDTPAAPALQALYTNVAPWEDLDADTEAHAAIRESLGDELPANQGYIYGWIWSYPIRAALEAAVEEDDLTREGLRAVTDGLEVDFEGALPATTLGGDPNENVNRTAVINKPDPEAPLGLSSVATEVTGPSADSYEYAAACSG encoded by the coding sequence ATGAGGAGCTTCAGAAGCGGCTGGATCGCCGCCGCATGTGGAGGGCTGGTGCTGGCGGCCGGCGGATGTGCGTCCGACGACGCCGAGACCGGCCCGGGCGTCTCGGACGACCCGTGTCCGGACGCGGTCAACGCCGACAACGGGTGCATCTACCTGGGCGTCCTGTCCGACCTGACGGAGGGCCCGTTCGCGGCGCTGGCGGTCCCGATCACCGACGGCCAGGAGGCGTTCTGGCAGCGGGTGAACGAGGAGGGCGGCATCGGCGGATACGACGTCGACATCACCGAGTTCACCCGCGACACCCGATACGACCCGCAGGAGCACAGCGCCGCGTACCGGGAGATCGAGCCCGAGATCCTGGCGCTCGCCCAGACGCTGGGGACCGAGACCACCGAGGCGATCCTCGGTGACATGGACTCCGACGACGTCATCGGCGCGCCGGCGTCCTGGTGGTCGGGCTGGAACTTCGAGGACAACGACAACGGCCTCATCCTCGAGTCGGGCTACTCCTACTGCCTCGAGTCGCAGATCGGGCTCGACTGGTTCTCCGAGAACGTGGCACCGCCCACGTCCGTGCTGGCCGTGGGGTATCCCGGCGACTACGGTGGCGACTCCGCCGCGGGGGTGGAGGCGTGGACGTCGGCAGCCGGCGCCGAGTTCGCCGGCTTCGTCGAGACGGCGCCGAACGCGACGGTCGGCTCGCAGGACGCCGCCATCGGGCAGGTGCTCCAGTCCGGCGCCGACGTGGTCGTACTGGCCGTCGGGCCGGCCGAGACCGCCGAGATCGTCGGCGGTTCCGCCGCGAACGGCTTCACCGGGCAGTTCCTCGGCTCGGTCCCGACGTGGAACCCGGCCCTGCTCGACACGCCGGCGGCCCCCGCCCTCCAGGCCCTCTACACGAACGTCGCGCCGTGGGAGGACCTCGACGCCGACACCGAGGCGCACGCGGCCATCCGCGAGTCGCTCGGCGACGAGCTGCCGGCCAACCAGGGCTACATCTACGGCTGGATCTGGTCGTACCCCATCCGGGCCGCTCTCGAGGCCGCGGTGGAGGAGGACGACTTGACGCGCGAGGGGCTCAGGGCGGTCACCGACGGCCTCGAGGTCGACTTCGAGGGCGCTCTTCCGGCGACGACGCTGGGCGGCGACCCGAACGAGAACGTCAACCGGACCGCCGTCATCAACAAGCCCGACCCGGAGGCTCCGCTGGGTCTGTCGTCGGTCGCGACGGAGGTGACCGGTCCCAGCGCCGACAGCTACGAATACGCGGCGGCCTGCTCCGGCTGA
- a CDS encoding GntR family transcriptional regulator, whose protein sequence is MPIPRNASTIDRRLLRDDVYGRLRDAIVDGVFAPGEQLRDVELAAWLGVSRTPVREALLRLSEAGLVIAQPGRSTMVSPLDVRDLRDARDVVAAMHEVAVREAVPVLTPAELDTMRAANERFRAAVEAGDVDTAVRADDELHGVLVAAAGNRALAAVLEQFTPVLRRAERLRFASLDGAASVARHEQLIRLCAAREAGEAAAVAFDIWHSLPARNEPAGEGT, encoded by the coding sequence ATGCCCATCCCGCGGAACGCGTCCACGATCGACCGCCGCCTGCTGCGCGACGACGTCTATGGACGGCTGCGCGACGCCATCGTCGACGGGGTGTTCGCGCCGGGGGAGCAGCTGCGCGACGTCGAGCTGGCGGCCTGGCTGGGCGTGAGCCGCACCCCCGTCCGCGAGGCGCTCCTGCGGCTGAGCGAGGCCGGGCTGGTCATCGCGCAGCCTGGGCGCTCGACGATGGTGAGCCCGCTGGACGTGCGCGACCTGCGCGACGCGCGCGATGTGGTCGCGGCGATGCACGAGGTGGCCGTGCGCGAGGCGGTCCCCGTGCTGACGCCGGCCGAGCTCGACACGATGCGCGCGGCCAACGAGCGGTTCCGCGCGGCGGTCGAGGCCGGTGACGTCGACACGGCCGTGCGAGCTGACGACGAGCTGCACGGCGTTCTCGTGGCCGCGGCCGGGAACCGCGCGCTGGCCGCCGTCCTCGAGCAGTTCACGCCGGTGCTGCGGCGGGCGGAGCGGCTGCGGTTCGCCTCGCTGGACGGTGCGGCGTCGGTCGCCCGGCACGAGCAGCTGATCCGGCTCTGCGCCGCTCGCGAAGCCGGCGAGGCGGCCGCCGTCGCCTTCGACATCTGGCATAGCCTGCCGGCCAGGAACGAGCCGGCAGGCGAGGGGACATGA